Proteins from one Mixophyes fleayi isolate aMixFle1 chromosome 9, aMixFle1.hap1, whole genome shotgun sequence genomic window:
- the PRRC2A gene encoding protein PRRC2A isoform X2, with amino-acid sequence MSERPGQTAKGKDGKKYSSLNLFDTYKGKSLEVQKPAVAPRHGLQSLGKVAIARRMPPPANLPSLKAENKGNDPNVSLVPKDGSGWASKQDTPEPKSTDVSPAAQPELQPPQASQTPASNQPKQPPVPQEMYPPYLPFPPPYGPQGTFRFHGPDAPRFPRLVPPRTSQAAQRMPDPVSRPSILKQDDLKEFDELDQEADDGWAGAHEEVDYTEKLKFSDDEDGKDTDNEEKREASVSGTEKPSVPHPQKTAEIPDSRKVSPTEEKPPLVKTAWAEVSNTPEALQVPAASVAPPQRAQTAHRGPPTEHKEKPAAPVAVAPMEDEDEAWRQRRKQSSSEISQAVERARRRREEEERRMEEERRAACAEKLKRLDMKHRTAPEEAESAGSVRSGASEGPNPPASSPPVVEPAAVAEAPPQPTVAISQAEVPQVKGEPTQPPRLEIKQEPVPTVSRPPATGPSQGGYSKFQKSLPPRFQRQQQEQLMKQWQQNREPTPPSQALSAPTSQQPQKTLYGGGSMGRTTPVPTPQPPAPLPPPHVSYDPRWVMVPPFIDPRIIQGRPMDYYPATAGVHPTGLMSRERSDSGGSGSDGYDRHTPLMRERGTPPTDSKLMWGGEIYNPPDTRPMASPLRHNAEEEDRNMRSETPPVRSLGPEQSQPPQYLGNITSYQENAVTPSQHSLVGHRYPVDEQRNWHQQHNHTVAQQQHPPPPVEQKRSEPAPAQPTTASAPSSLPRRADDEPTILRRETSAPPTTTQPDIPSKVEVSSGRRKEDRKETAKEEQKPERQTGRPEYHRPPPRRESKTETRWGPRPGGAGSRRQEETAVIGGAPSQAPSQRRAGPIKRGVRREIAVVREHAVVREHQDGKASQQPVVAPESQKPRQVNHFNREGEQTAGSPSQRRKDTVMMTTPARGSPALVSSSRGRGRGEYFARGRGFRGAYSGRGRGGRGRSREFRGGYRRESPFYRDEGEAISKTTPGPGGRERNASETRSEGSEYEEVPKRRRQRGSETGSETEPVASEKEAGKGGHSLQKQQAEILVSGNPRHQEKGRESGRGRIFTPRGVPSRRGRGGASAGPVTWNPHPRHQPMAPQLPLAQPPPPPIKTERKNEKSVVTVCLPVPSEERVPPPPRRRRHGRSQQQDKPPRFRRLKQERENAARTGNGGSQLPPQQPLTATQEQHHRSTQAEEERVVLRRGHKSPEPCNANSDQANEEWETASESSDFTEKKERGNVPVQNGGLGPPPTGGFIPTPAGGREQRKDLSKRSFSSQRPAMERQNRRPMHPGGQRPGRGGGGGGGGGGGGGKSGEKRSWPSPRNRGGRTNEDRPPPSVPIPHPSPNTSAVYRVDRVIHSNPAGIQQAFNELGQRHSKSLPVKQTMELPSGRCQPRTDSLLASCSESVGESFAVPLPKRSVQCRRTREVPQENAPHEGIPMSATTWTQQVSRDRQLETLGSGVWSREQSNDRGKLCPSYPMEPWMEPLNSYEDAINTEMSQSDSGVDLSSDSQLSSSSCSQRSSPDGGIKPEGGKRSGRSGPTGQSQHGHIPLVGLPPDPIGMERSQKPATECPCGPSTPSCLPAPPSPCCKEPRVPCDGTKQGRETPGTAGQHPCMRGPSPRSWDLPLHSAAAEPQMDPQQLTVSPALPEGALSLLPEDRSQRVYSNQYYQVDVHVTSTGSGYRPGTPSLQPYRSQPLYLHAAPSPGSSPALLPTSALLSGIALKGQYLEFSDLGKVPAGSLLYQAPAFLYSGHYCPAQVTTEQQQQMLQVRQEMTSPSDYYSPPLHHAGQSGYLPTAPTQQVLLSMVDTQLPVMGFGSLSSAAQQPPLVTVGQAMQPLHQLSATGRTLLHNVRNEYSTHPADVKQSEDQRRSGTGTCVPMPGGRTKSSHANYGAARNQRFDVYQQALPPDVSRWTPRSWDRPQMRNSDSQNTRDSHTEGTTTARNP; translated from the exons ATGTCAGAGCGGCCGGGGCAGACTGCAAAAGGGAAGGATGGCAAGAAGTACTCGTCACTCAACCTGTTTGATACATACAAGGGCAAGTCCTTAGAGGTGCAGAAACCAGCAG tTGCTCCCCGCCATGGCCTGCAGAGTCTCGGTAAAGTTGCCATTGCCCGGCGCATGCCCCCCCCAGCCAACCTACCAAGCCTGAAAGCAGAAAATAAAGGGAATGACCCAAACGTCTCACTAGTTCCCAAAGACGGATCAGGATGGGCAAGCAAGCAGGATACACCAGAGCCAAAGAG TACCGATGTCTCTCCAGCAGCGCAGCCGGAGTTGCAGCCACCGCAGGCTTCACAGACGCCTGCATCCAACCAGCCGAAGCAACCCCCAGTTCCACAAGAG ATGTATCCCCCGTATTTGCCGTTCCCTCCTCCATATGGGCCACAGGGGACATTCCGCTTTCATGGACCGGATGCACCCAG ATTTCCACGACTGGTTCCTCCACGAACTTCTCAAGCTGCCCAAAGGATGCCTGACCCTGTTAGTCGCCCATCTATCTTAAAGCAAGATGATCTTAAAGAATTTGATGAGTTAGatcaagaggcagatgatgggtgGGCTG GGGCACATGAGGAGGTGGATTACACAGaaaagctgaaattcagcgatGATGAGGATGGGAAGGACACAGACAATGAAGAGAAGAG GGAAGCTTCAGTCTCTGGCACTGAGAAGCCATCTGTGCCCCATCCACAGAAGACGGCTGAGATCCCTGATTCAAGGAAGGTCTCGCCAACCGAGGAGAAGCCTCCTCTTGTCAAGACAGCTTGGGCAGAGGTGTCTAATACTCCAGAAGCCTTGCAGGTGCCTGCTGCCTCTGTTGCACCCCCTCAAAGGGCACAGACTGCACACAGGGGCCCGCCAACTGAGCACAAA GAAAAGCCGGCAGCACCTGTAGCTGTGGCGCCCatggaggatgaggatgaggcaTGGCGGCAGCGCAGGAAACAGTCCTCCTCTGAAATCTCGCAAGCAGTGGAGCGTGCtcggaggaggagagaggaggaggagcgcAGGATGGAGGAGGAAAGGAGAGCTGCCTGTGCCGAAAAACTGAAGCGTCTGGACATGAAACACCGGACTGCTCCGGAAGAGGCGGAGTCTGCAGGCAGTGTACGGAGCGGTGCCAGTGAAGGGCCGAATCCTCCAGCCAGTTCTCCTCCTG TGGTGGAACCAGCAGCAGTTGCTGAAGCTCCTCCACAGCCCACAGTAGCTATTTCTCAAGCTGAAGTTCCCCAGGTTAAAGGGGAACCGACCCAGCCTCCGCGGCTAGAGATCAAACAGGAGCCGGTGCCAACTGTGAGCCGCCCGCCAGCAACAGGACCCTCCCAGGGAGGAtacagcaagtttcaaaagagtCTGCCACCTCGATTTCAGCGCCAACAGCAG GAGCAGCTGATGAAACAGTGGCAGCAGAATAGAGAGCCCACTCCTCCTTCACAGGCTCTCTCAGCACCTACATCCCAGCAACCTCAGAAAACACTCTATGGTGGAGGTTCCATGGGGCGGACAACCCCTGTGCCCACCCCACAACCTCCTGCCCCTCTGCCACCACCTCATGTTAGTTATGATCCTCGCTGGGTGATGGTGCCACCTTTCATTGATCCACGCATCATACAAGGGAGACCCATGGATTATTACCCTGCCACAGCGGGAGTGCACCCTACAG GACTCATGTCTCGGGAGCGATCAGACAGTGGCGGTTCAGGGTCAGATGGATATGATCGGCACACACCTCTGATGAGAGAACGGGGCACACCTCCAACAGACTCCAAACTAATGTGGGGAGGCGAGATATACAATCCTCCTGATACGCGACCAATGGCATCTCCTCTGCGACATAATGCGGAGGAAGAGGACAGGAACATGAG AAGTGAAACTCCACCTGTTCGTTCCCTTGGTCCAGAGCAGTCGCAACCTCCGCAATACTTGGGAAACATCACTTCATACCAAGAAAACGCTGTTACACCCTCCCAACATTCCCTTGTTGGACACCGCTACCCTGTAGATGAGCAACGTAATTGGCATCAGCAGCATAACCACACTGTTGCTCAGCAGCAGCATCCACCTCCTCCCGTTGAGCAGAAACGTTCAGAACCTGCTCCTGCTCAGCCTACTACAGCTTCTGCTCCTTCGTCTCTGCCTCGTCGGGCAGATGATGAACCGACCATACTCAGAAGAGAAACTTCTGCTCCTCCAACTACTACCCAGCCAGATATCCCTTCCAAAGTGGAAGTCAGCAGTGGGCGACGCAAGGAGGACAGGAAAGAAACTGCCAAAGAGGAGCAAAAGCCTGAGAGACAAACTGGCAGACCTGAGTATCACAGACCTCCTCCTCGCCGTGAGTCCAAGACTGAAACACGCTGGGGACCTAGACCTGGAGGAGCAGGAAGTCGAAGGCAAGAGGAGACTGCTGTTATAGGTGGAGCCCCATCTCAGGCACCATCCCAGAGACGGGCAGGTCCTATCAAGAGGGGTGTAAGAAGAGAGATTGCTGTAGTCAGAGAGCATGCTGTAGTCCGAGAGCATCAGGATGGTAAGGCAAGTCAGCAACCGGTGGTAGCACCGGAGTCACAGAAGCCTAGACAAGTAAACCATTTTAACAGGGAGGGTGAACAGACAGCTGGGTCACCTTCACAGAGGAGAAAGGACACTGTGATGATGACGACTCCAGCTCGGGGTTCCcctgcattggtttcatcctctCGAGGTCGTGGCAGAGGGGAGTACTTTGCAAGAGGACGAGGTTTTCGGGGGGCGTACAGTGGCCGTGGTCGGGGTGGCAGAGGCAGAAGCCGCGAGTTTCGTGGTGGATACAGAAGAGAGAGCCCTTTCTATAGAGATGAGGGTGAAGCAATAAGCAAAACCACACCTGGGCCTGGAGGACGGGAACGTAATGCAAGTGAAACCCGAAGTGAGGGTTCAGAATACGAAGAAGTTCCCAAAAGAAGACGACAGCGTGGTTCTGAAACAGGAAGTGAAACTGAGCCAGTGGCTTCTGAGAAAGAGGCTGGGAAGGGTGGGCACTCCCTGCAGAAGCAGCAAGCGGAGATATTGGTTAGTGGTAATCCACGTCATCAAGAAAAAGGTCGAGAATCTGGCAGGGGTCGCATTTTTACACCAAGAGGTGTTCCTTCGAGAAGAGGGCGGGGAGGAGCATCTGCAGGACCTGTGACCTGGAATCCACACCCCAGGCATCAGCCAATGGCACCTCAACTTCCATTGGCTCAACCACCACCTCCGCCTATCAAAACTGAGAGGAAAAACGAAAAGTCAGTAGTGACCGTGTGTCTTCCAGTGCCCAGTGAGGAACGTGTTCCTCCACCACCTCGGAGAAGACGACATGGAAGGTCCCAACAGCAGGATAAACCACCTCGCTTCCGGAGACTGAAGCAGGAGAGAGAGAATGCTGCTCGGACAGGAAATGGAGGAAGCCAACTACCACCCCAGCAGCCATTAACCGCAACACAAGAACAGCACCATCGTTCAACACAGGCTGAAGAAGAACGGGTTGTGCTCCGTCGAGGACACAAGTCGCCAGAACCGTGCAATGCTAATTCTGATCAGGCCAATGAAGAATGGGAGACTGCTTCAGAAAGCAGTGACTTCACAGAGAAAAAGGAAAGGGGAAATGTACCTGTCCAAAATGGAGGACTAGGGCCACCTCCTACAGGAGGATTTATTCCAACCCCTGCAGGAGGAAGAGAACAAAGGAAAGATTTGTCGAAAAGGAGTTTCTCTAGTCAGAGGCCAGCCATGGAGAGGCAAAACCGCAGACCCATGCATCCTGGTGGCCAGAGGCCAGGCCGGGGAGGAggtggaggtggtggtggtggcggCGGCGGCGGCAAGAGTGGAGAGAAGAGAAGCTGGCCCTCTCCTAGGAACAGAGG TGGCAGGACTAATGAGGATCGTCCTCCTCCATCTGTACCTATTCCTCATCCATCACCCAACACAAGTGCTGTCTATCGTGTAGACCGTGTGATTCACAGTAATCCTGCAGGCATACAGCAGGCGTTTAATGAACTAGGGCAAAGACACAGCAAATCACTCCCTGTAAAGCAAACCATGGAACTGCCCAGTGGACGCTGCCAACCAAGGACAG ACTCTCTCCTTGCCAGCTGCAGTGAATCTGTTGGCGAAAGTTTTGCCGTTCCACTACCAAAAAGAAGTGTGCAGTGTCGGAGGACACGGGAGGTCCCACAGGAG AATGCACCTCACGAAGGGATACCCATGTCAGCAACAACATGGACCCAGCAAGTTTCTCGAGACCGCCAGTTAGAAACACTTGGGTCAGGCGTTTGGAGCAGGGAGCAGAGCA ATGACAGGGGAAAACTTTGCCCCTCTTACCCCATGGAGCCGTGGATGGAGCCTTTGAATTCTTATGAAGATGCCATCAACACTGAG ATGAGCCAGTCAGACAGTGGAGTGGATCTGAGCAGTGACTCGCAGCTCTCTTCCAGCAGTTGTAGTCAACGTAGCTCCCCTGACGGAGGTATAAAACCTGAAGGAGGCAAAAGATCAGGCAGGTCTGGTCCCACGGGTCAGTCACAGCATGGACACATTCCG TTAGTGGGACTTCCTCCTGATCCAATTGGGATGGAACGTTCCCAGAAGCCTGCAACAGAATGTCCTTGTGGACCCAGCACCCCTTCCTGCCTCCCAGCTCCTCCATCTCCATGTTGTAAG GAACCTCGTGTTCCCTGTGATGGCACCAAGCAGGGCAGAGAGACACCAGGCACTGCAGGCCAGCATCCATGCATG AGAGGGCCCTCGCCGCGGTCCTGGGATCTCCCTTTACATTCGGCAGCAGCTGAGCCTCAAATGGATCCTCAACAACTCACAGTATCACCTGCCCTCCCGGAAGGGGCACTATCTCTACTGCCAG AGGATCGAAGCCAGAGAGTGTACTCTAACCAGTACTATCag GTGGACGTCCATGTCACAAGCACGGGCAGTGGGTACAGACCTGGAACCCCCTCTCTGCAGCCCTACAG ATCCCAGCCTCTGTACCTGCATGCTGCTCCCTCTCCAGGTTCATCACCTGCCCTCCTGCCCACGTCTGCTCTTCTCTCCGGCATCGCTCTGAAAGGCCAGTACCTGGAGTTCAGTGACTTGGGCAAGGTGCCTGCAGGCAGCCTACTATACCAGGCACCAGCCTTCCTATACAGTGGACATTACTGCCCAGCCCAGGTCACCACTGAACAACAGCAGCAGATGCTGCAG GTCAGACAGGAAATGACATCTCCATCTGATTATTACTCTCCTCCCCTTCATCATGCGGGGCAGAGCGGATACCTCCCTACAGCTCCTACCCAGCAG GTTCTTCTTTCTATGGTGGATACTCAGCTCCCAGTAATGGGATTTGGTTCCTTGTCATCGGCAGCTCAGCAGCCTCCTCTTGTCACAGTAGGTCAAGCAATGCAGCCTCTTCACCAGCTGTCTGCCACAGGACGAACACTTTTGCACAATGTCAGAAATGAG TATTCGACACATCCAGCTGATGTAAAACAGTCTGAAGATCAGCGAAGAAGTGGGACAGGAACTTGTGTTCCAATGCCAGGGGGGAG GACAAAATCTTCACATGCAAATTATGGAGCTGCCAGAAATCAGCGATTTGATGTTTATCAGCAG GCCCTTCCTCCTGATGTTTCACGTTGGACTCCTAGATCTTGGGACAGACCCCAAATGCGGAATAGCGATTCCCAAAATACAAGAGATTCCCACACTGAAGGAACAACAACAGCTCGGAACCCCTGA